In Aedes albopictus strain Foshan chromosome 3, AalbF5, whole genome shotgun sequence, the genomic window ACAAGAATTCTCTGATTACCACCAGAATTTCAGGGGCAGTCGAAACTCTGCAAACTACGTGATTCCTCGATTATACTAACTGTATTTCTCGACAAATAGCTTTGTGAAATATTTTGTAGAAAATCATTGTAAGAATTTCATACTCTTCTAGTTAAAATAATAGtttttttgtgcatttttttatgatgatttctggttaacgtcattattttttttatgtctttatttatgagattttcagcccgaggctggttcatctcagtttTAAAGCAACGTCATTATTGTATTACGCTATGATTAACCATGTATCGATAGGtctgcttcagaggcacgttctcctccatttgggaagttTGTACCAAGTAACAGGCTAAAAATTTACTAAGAAAATGTTGAAGTATGATTTTGTTATAATATTATCTCAACGAATGTTGGAGAGAGTATATATggcaattttgataaaatttatcaaaatttggCTAACACAACTATTTTTTGCGATACTTTTTTCACGTTTTGTAGATTAGGTTTTTTAGTCgttcaaaactttattttttaaaattgtgatttaaaatatgttttgtctAAATTTAAGGTCTAATCGTTGCTTCAAGCATCCGGACAATCAAAACATGTCACTTGTAATTCTGAGTCCAATGCTCATCTGCATCATTTGGTTTTTGAGATTGAGATGCGTAAAACTTCTGAAACTATGTAAGAATCTGGATTTAAAGTAAGTCAAGTGCTAAATCTAGGTTTGAGTTTACATTCTGGAGGCGGTACACATCATTTTcaaaattcccgatcataaacaaaattcccacttattcccgcatatttcccgatggatttcaattcccgactttttcccgcatttcccgagtctgtggccaccctgatTTCGGCCATGCAACTCGAGTCGTAGGGCGGTTTGACCTGTCCGCTACGGCATCGGCGAGCTGCATGATCTCATGCACCATGAGACACGTTGCCAGCAAAGAAGCTATCCGTTTGGGTAGACCGCTCGTCCCTGCTCGCGTCAGCCGTACTCTGCTCCACGCGTACCAGGAGATCGTACTTCTTCTAGGCCAGGGCtagcgatttgcggagcttcaacaTGTTCTGTTTGTGGTTCTTGCTGATGTTAGTCCGCccgctcgtccagctgttcggcaactatcaacatctttggtagcccgctcctgttgcggttcagcgcaaCGTTCGAGGGGTAATTCCGGTTCATAGATCCACCAACAAAATAACCATCAGCCAAGATGCGAAGTTTATCGAGATGTTGACGACACGAAGAACATGAAGAGATTATTCAAAAGCATTTACAAGTTGTTGAGGCATCACCAGCCATTTCCTTGGCATCAAGGTGGGACGTAGGTACCGAAAAAGAATATTCTTTGCATCAGCAGACGCACATTCGAAAGAGAAACGATGGACCATTACTTTACGAACCAACACGATCAAAACTTATGCATCCTCGAAATTCTTCCCTTCCCAGATCGTTCTCGACAGTAGTAATGACCGTTTTTTTTTCCATTGAccctaacaacgagcacatgtATCGGAACACTACTAGGTCAAATTCCTACACACCTACAAGGGACAATATTTCGGATGAACGCCATGAAGAATGCTACACAATTGGTTAAGATTTTGTGTTCTCGCCACAAAAACAGCGTTTATTTGGCCTGAACCTTACACATCCGTCCCCGAGAGGGCACTTCTTCGACTAGTGATGATGTGATTTACAGCTCAATGATACGCTGGCCAGTCTTGCTGGTCTTCTCCAGGAAATCGGCGTACTCCTGGTACGGGGTCTTGCTCAGCGGCAGATCCTTCCACAGATCCGGCGTCAGGAAGGCGTACGTCTTGGCAATGGCCGCGTAGGTAGCCTTGGCGAAGTTACCCAGAGTCGTGGTCGAACCACGGGTCATGGTGTAGCAATCCTCGATACCGGCCATCTGGAGCAGTTTCTTGGGGACCGGAGCCGAAACGATACCGGTACCACGGGGAGCCGGAATCAAACGGACCAGAACTGAACCGCACTTGCCGAAGACCTTGAGGGGGAGACAAGAGCGTGGAAAACACGTGGTTAGAATGTGGAACTAATGGATGGTTGACTCGTGCGGATTGCTTAACGGAATCAGACGCTAAGGACGTCATGCCAGTGGTATGCAGCCACCGTCCGTGAAAACCGCATAAGTTTGAAAGTTTTCTCATCATGAAAAAGAGGGAATCAATCGGAGATTGACATTTGAATATGCTTACCTTGCACGGGACGGTGTGGGGCTTTCCGATCTTGTTACCCCAGTAGCCTCGGCGAACCGGAACAACGGACAGCTTAGCCAGGATGATGGCACCCCGGATGGCGGTGGCCACTTCCTTGCTGCACTTGACGCCCAGACCGATGTGGCCGTTGCTGTCACCGATGGCGACGAAGGCCTTGAAACGGGTACGCTGACCGGCACGGGTCTGCTTCTGGACGGGCATGATCTTCAGCACCTCATCCTTCAGCGAACGGCTCAGGAAGAAATCAATGATCTCGAACTCTTTGATGGGAAGCGAGTACAGGTAGATTTCCTCCAGGGTGCGGATCTTGCCATCGCGCACCAGACGTCCGAGCTTGGTCACTGGGACCCACTCCTTCGAGTCTTCCTTGCCGCCGCGACCGCGTCCACGGCCACGACCACGTCCGCGACCTCGGCCTCCACGACCGCCGCCGCGAGAACCAAATCCTCCTCTAAATCCACCACGCTGGGCTGGAGCTGCGTCCGCCATTCTGTGAAAAGTACAATTTTGAGGTTAGTTTATCACAATGCAAATATAAGTACTTTTTCTGGacaaaatatcaatttttcattAAGTTTAAATACATTAAAACGTTAAACTTTTTAATTAGAACGAAAATTGAGTGAATTTAGATAATTTCTACTACAAAAGCTCAAAAAATGAACTGTGACACGTGTTTAAAAGAATCACTAAGTTATTCACATCACTCTTCAGTAAAATCGGCAAGTTTTCTAAATTAGTTCACTTTCAATTAATTACATTGAAATTATCGAAATTCAAAGCAAAAATTTAcaaattacataaaaaaaatcaataaaactactaatttttccaCGGGGACGGTACTCACTTTTTGGTAGGTGTTACTTGGTGTAGAACGGAAACCCGAATGAACGAGCTGACGTTTTCTCGTCACCACGAAGCATCAAAGTTCGGTTCGGGTCGCGCGGTGAAAAGCAAAGCGTCGCTTTCGATGCCCATGGGCGCCCGGGCGAACGATGCGTGGTGGGGGCTGCTTCTGGGAATTGCAAGCAAGTTTCGATCTCGCATGGCAGTTTCAAGACAGTTTGAATTTGACGAGGGGCTTTTTGGCGCGGAAAATGGAGGCGAGAgctttttaaggtgaaacattaTGGAAATCAACACTATTGTACTTGGATTTGCTGAACACGATGAATCAGAAGCGTCGTTCTTGAAATCGTTGTACGAATCATCGTTCGATTAAAGACACACTTAGAAAATATAACCGAACTCGGTTGATTTTGAACCGAGTTTTTACCTGCTGAACACTCGGTTTCCTGCTCGGTTCAAGAAGGTACTACCGAGCCCTCGTTAAAGCGTTTTGATTacacgaactgtcaaatttaccgACCATGCTCGGTTGTTACtgccaagggggagtcgctgagcacatctttacttgcgccaattattttcagtgtgccaccgggtattgaattgtgcctcagtgtgccccgaagtgccactgcttgatgattcagattttgcttggcaactaccaagacaaccaactgtttgttttcattttgcaggtaaaatgcacatggttgcctagttttttcacccaaactcaagtgtcaaaattgtgcctcagagtgcctcggtgtgccacgcagcgtataagacggtgtgcttggcacctcttggcacaatgttccaagcgactagccccttggttactgctcaaattttcaatgataacCGAACATCggttcccgaataaaaaatacagtagaaaaaccgaacgttgtattgtaacagtactatttagaaccatatttttacaatggacaccactgtaaaaataacaatacaaaaacaatgagatgtaatgtagacacccataccgtgaattgtaaataagatttttacaatatattatacaggttgttaagtatcgtcacaatataaaaaaatatttttccccacatatatttttttgcaaaaccatacattttattgttaatgaattgttcaaaatactgatacatgggtttaaatataccatacattgtatggtacatgaatggtttcaaacaataaaatgtaccgtaaataaattgtttttaattgtaatttcactactggttatacatttaatcaaatggttttggaatggttctcttttgttatgtagtattgttttacattacataagccAGATATA contains:
- the LOC109412318 gene encoding small ribosomal subunit protein uS5, translated to MADAAPAQRGGFRGGFGSRGGGRGGRGRGRGRGRGRGRGGKEDSKEWVPVTKLGRLVRDGKIRTLEEIYLYSLPIKEFEIIDFFLSRSLKDEVLKIMPVQKQTRAGQRTRFKAFVAIGDSNGHIGLGVKCSKEVATAIRGAIILAKLSVVPVRRGYWGNKIGKPHTVPCKVFGKCGSVLVRLIPAPRGTGIVSAPVPKKLLQMAGIEDCYTMTRGSTTTLGNFAKATYAAIAKTYAFLTPDLWKDLPLSKTPYQEYADFLEKTSKTGQRIIEL